The genomic stretch GGAGTTTTGGATGGTTGTGATATtcgtacattttttattttttattttattttattttttattaactttTTTTATGCATTATTTGCATAGTTTGAGTCTTGTTGTTTTTAATGATAGTTCTCAGCATTCAGCGAGAAATACATACCCACAATAGTCACACATACGATGACAATTATGAGAATCAGGAAAACTAGTAACATAAAACCATAGACATATATAGTACACCTGCAAAGAAATAGTTGTGAAGAGAAGCATAACCAAGTAAAGTCATTTTACATGCAACAAACAATTAGAAGGTAGCTTGACGGCAATCAGATGGGTAACATACCGAGTTTTACAAGATCTTGTCTATAATAAAGTCAAAAACATGAAATTATAGGTAAGGGTAACATACCAACAAATGATCCATGATCTGAGATTTTACACTCCCATCATCAAATTTTAGAATCCCTTATCAACAGACTGTAAGAGCATCTCTTCTTTTCTGCTATATAGGATTTTCCCATTAATTCTATGGCTGCTGCAGTCAAACATTCATCCCACGCTATCCATCTTTAAAAGTCCTCAAAACCCCTCAGTATTCCAAACCACAAGGGAACCCCTTTTTTTTTCCGCTGCATCATCTCATTTCGGCCTCCGTCTCACATGCAACACACGTGTCGTCCCTAGAAACCGTCATGTAGGAGGCGGCATGCCAGGAAATCCTGTCCTAGTTCGGGCATCTCGATCCATGACGATTGACACCGAAACGATCCACATGAAAACACAGAGTAATCCGATCCATACCTTTGCTTGGAGAAGCCCGTAAAACCTGTCCTGCTCTTCTGGCAGCCGATCCAACAGCTCGATTACGCTCTTGATCAGGCAATCCAGAGGCTTCTTCGATCGGAGATCAATATTGGGAGAATTCATGACCTGGAAACGAGCGGCGAGCAATAAATCGACAGCCACCTGAATGTCCACATTCTCCATCTTGAAAACCTCTGATCCGCCAAATCCTTGATTCCCGTCAATAATCGACGATGTAGGGAAGGATTCTAATGCATTGGTGGGGTTAGATGCATTCGACGGAGATGAAAATGAGGGTTTTGGACTGCTCTGCAGACGGGACATACGAACGTGagagattgcatggatttcaacacATATTTTGGAGAATTGGGATCTGAAACATACTTTTAGAGAGGGATTTTGCGGAGATGGGATCTGAGATGAAAGGGTATCGATCGGATCGGCTTCGGATGCAACTAAGAAagctggatttagggattttgcgATGATCTTCGAATGGTaaagggaaatgagagagagagagagagagagagatttcaaacGCACCTTGTGGGATTTCTCCTTTGATCGACGGATGGCAGCTTTCTGAGGGGTTTGGACAGTTGAAGTCTTCATCTTTTGGGCGCGAAAGTTTCAGAGAGTGAGAAAATGAATAGAGGAATTTATACATGGGAGTTTTATTTTATGCTCCGGTTGCatacgacgcttgatacgcatgcaTTCAAAAACTGTACACtgagcatacattaactcaaatcaaaccatcTAAATCATAGAGATCAGTAACACTAGGTCACAGTTGAGTTTGAACAATCCTGACCTCAGATtcttggacacttatttgttgaaacagggcccttggatatttttcattcttaaccatccaataaatgtccaccaatataaTACTTGGATAAtagaataagcttaatttttggttGATGATACACCTGAAATTTCGTAAATGGTTTAGACcgtttaattttaattacttgtatTTCATGTATTATAATTAAGTGTTTGCATATCATTCATGACCCtttggacgcagattgcgtcccaCCGCGGCCCTTCTCGAGTTGGGAACgagcagcagctttgagtggccactgtgatatatggctcgtaaaagggtagattttttgcctcagtttctcaccaattgAGGTAaaaaggtagacttttagcctcagtttctcaccaactgaggcaaaagggtagacttttggcctcagtttcttacCAActaaggcaaaagggcagacttttggcctcagttctcaacaactggggtaaaagggtagacttttggcttcAGTTGCTCACAaaccgaggtaaaagggcagacttttagccttagttgctcaccaaccgaggcaaaaaggcagacttGTAGCCTCAATTATTCACTAAcggaggcaaaagggcagacttttggcctcagttctcaccaaccgaggcaaaaggacggacttttggcttcagtttctcaccaaccgaggcaaaagggcaaacttttagcctcagttgctcaccaactgaggcaaaagggcaaacttttagcctcagtttctcaccaaccgaggtaaaagggcagacttttggcctcagttcttaacaaccgaggtaaaagggcagCCTTTTGaccttagtttctcaccaactgaggtaAAAGGACAAACTTTTAGCTTCAATTGCTcatcaactgaggcaaaagggcaaacttttggcctcaattctcAACAATCGAGGCAAAaggacagacttttggcctcagtttctcaccaaccgaggaaaaagggcaaacttttagcctcaattgctcaccaaggcaaaagggccgacttttggcctcagtttctcaccaactgaggtaAAAGGGCTTGACTTCAGTTCTCAACAATCGAGGCGaaaaggcagacttttggccttagtttctcaccaaccgaggcaaaagggtagacttttggcctcaatttctcatcaactgaggcaaaagggtagacttttggcctcagttctcaataaccgaggtaaaagggtagacttttggcctcagtttctcaccaatcgaggcaaaagggcaaacttttggcctcaatttctcaccaaccgaggcaaaaaatgaatttttaacctcaattactttacaaccaaggctaaaaatcacatttagcctcctttttttgaaccgaggctaaaaattttaggctaaaggc from Magnolia sinica isolate HGM2019 chromosome 17, MsV1, whole genome shotgun sequence encodes the following:
- the LOC131231179 gene encoding uncharacterized protein LOC131231179, encoding MKTSTVQTPQKAAIRRSKEKSHKVRLKSLSLSLSLISLYHSKIIAKSLNPAFLVASEADPIDTLSSQIPSPQNPSLKVCFRSQFSKICVEIHAISHVRMSRLQSSPKPSFSSPSNASNPTNALESFPTSSIIDGNQGFGGSEVFKMENVDIQVAVDLLLAARFQVMNSPNIDLRSKKPLDCLIKSVIELLDRLPEEQDRFYGLLQAKVWIGLLCVFMWIVSVSIVMDRDARTRTGFPGMPPPT